The following are encoded together in the Vicingaceae bacterium genome:
- a CDS encoding peptidylprolyl isomerase, whose product MALIGKIREKFSILLLVLIGGSLLAFILNDFLSNRGAFNSQDRSVGEIAGEEISVLEFENRVNREVANYEERQQQPATADVVQTIREQVWYQILTEKLIDKEIAKLGLDVSPEELFDMIQGKNIHPQVKQAFTNPQTGEFNTQDVIRFLKNMDQDPSGKAKAQWLQFEDFIAKERLRNKYYTLIKKGLYATSIEAKIDHVNNNKKMNIQYVVKRYESLPDSLVSISDDEIEEYYSEHKNLYKQDESREILYVSWDIYPTQKDFEEARKWAEDIVEEWAAIKDPKEDTLFILNNSDNPMNPQYYSPGKGLPLAFDTVAFNKPEGTVLPPVMEGNVYQIAKVIKFKEAPDSVKARHILINIEEQGDSAAFAKADSLKKLIEQGKAKFEDLAKEFSQDFGSAQKGGDLGWFTEGVMVKPFNDACFSAKKGEMKIVKSEFGVHLIRVEDIGKPVRKALVGIIERRVEPGNETFEQAYNEASSFSFEVTDAESFEKIAKEKGYILREANVKPNDRLINDIAGARELVRWAFNNDKNEISEPMRFDNKIVVAVIKEVYEKGIAPLEFVKEDVKREVLKEKKYQMFSQEFGTYTSLQELSGQLKLPVENAFGITFANYSIPNVGREPFLQGKIFSLDKGQLSKPIKGNTGTFAVYVSDIIEAPEMTDPDAIQKRIMSGMQNRVQFEVYEALREKANVVDKRIKFY is encoded by the coding sequence ATGGCATTAATAGGAAAAATCAGAGAAAAATTTTCAATTCTCTTGCTGGTATTGATAGGCGGATCGTTGCTTGCTTTTATTCTTAACGATTTCTTAAGCAACCGTGGTGCTTTTAATTCTCAAGACAGAAGTGTGGGAGAAATTGCCGGAGAAGAAATATCGGTCTTGGAGTTTGAAAACCGCGTCAATCGCGAAGTTGCCAATTATGAAGAAAGACAGCAACAACCGGCCACTGCAGACGTTGTTCAAACCATCAGAGAACAGGTTTGGTATCAAATTCTTACCGAAAAGCTGATCGACAAAGAAATTGCCAAATTAGGTCTGGATGTGAGCCCCGAAGAACTTTTTGACATGATTCAAGGAAAAAACATTCACCCGCAAGTAAAACAAGCATTTACCAATCCTCAAACCGGAGAATTTAACACACAAGACGTTATACGATTTTTGAAAAACATGGATCAAGACCCATCCGGAAAAGCAAAAGCCCAATGGTTGCAATTTGAAGATTTCATTGCAAAAGAACGCTTGAGAAACAAATACTATACATTGATCAAAAAAGGTCTATATGCCACTTCTATAGAAGCAAAAATCGATCATGTCAACAACAACAAAAAAATGAACATTCAATATGTAGTGAAAAGATACGAATCATTGCCCGATTCACTTGTCAGTATCAGTGATGATGAAATTGAAGAATATTACAGCGAACACAAAAATTTGTATAAACAAGACGAATCAAGAGAAATTTTATACGTCAGTTGGGACATCTATCCTACTCAGAAAGATTTTGAGGAAGCACGTAAATGGGCTGAAGATATTGTAGAAGAATGGGCAGCCATAAAAGACCCTAAAGAAGACACATTGTTTATACTCAACAATTCCGACAACCCCATGAATCCACAATATTATTCTCCCGGAAAAGGATTGCCTTTGGCTTTTGACACTGTTGCTTTCAACAAGCCAGAAGGCACAGTGCTGCCCCCGGTCATGGAAGGCAATGTATATCAAATAGCGAAAGTAATTAAATTTAAAGAAGCTCCCGACAGTGTCAAAGCACGGCATATTTTAATCAATATTGAGGAGCAAGGCGATAGTGCTGCATTTGCAAAAGCCGACAGTTTAAAAAAATTAATAGAACAAGGAAAAGCCAAATTTGAAGATCTCGCAAAAGAATTTTCGCAAGATTTTGGATCTGCCCAAAAAGGAGGCGATTTGGGCTGGTTTACAGAAGGTGTCATGGTAAAACCCTTTAACGACGCTTGCTTTTCTGCCAAAAAGGGCGAAATGAAAATTGTTAAATCAGAATTTGGAGTTCATTTAATCAGGGTCGAAGATATCGGTAAACCCGTCAGAAAAGCACTCGTGGGCATCATAGAAAGAAGAGTTGAACCGGGCAATGAAACTTTTGAACAGGCATATAACGAGGCCTCCAGCTTTTCCTTTGAAGTCACCGATGCCGAATCATTCGAAAAAATTGCCAAAGAAAAAGGATATATCCTGCGCGAAGCAAATGTCAAACCCAACGATCGTCTTATCAATGACATTGCAGGAGCACGTGAATTGGTCAGATGGGCTTTCAACAACGATAAAAATGAAATTAGCGAACCCATGCGTTTCGACAACAAAATTGTAGTAGCAGTGATTAAAGAAGTATACGAAAAAGGCATAGCCCCCTTGGAATTTGTCAAAGAAGACGTGAAACGTGAAGTGTTAAAAGAGAAAAAATATCAAATGTTTTCTCAAGAATTCGGCACCTACACTTCTTTACAAGAACTATCAGGACAGTTGAAATTGCCTGTAGAGAATGCCTTTGGTATCACATTTGCCAATTATTCTATTCCTAATGTTGGCCGGGAGCCCTTTTTGCAGGGAAAAATATTTTCACTTGACAAAGGTCAATTGTCCAAACCCATTAAAGGAAACACCGGTACATTTGCCGTATATGTTTCTGACATTATTGAAGCTCCTGAGATGACCGACCCCGATGCCATTCAGAAAAGAATCATGTCCGGCATGCAAAACAGAGTGCAATTTGAGGTTTATGAAGCATTGCGTGAAAAAGCAAATGTCGTGGATAAAAGAATCAAATTTT